A stretch of the Macaca mulatta isolate MMU2019108-1 chromosome 14, T2T-MMU8v2.0, whole genome shotgun sequence genome encodes the following:
- the ART5 gene encoding ecto-ADP-ribosyltransferase 5 isoform X2, with product MGHLSLSGTESGLGEGRAWILWICDQGLCLWPNPTEGPDSGDSAAPARALGATSCSRPPQPSGMALASLMMALGCLGLHTWQAQAVPILPLGLAPDTFDDAYVGCAEEMEEKAAPLLKAEMAHHALLRESWEAAQEAWEDRHRGLTLPPGFKAQNGIAIMVYTNSSNTLYWKLNQAVRTGGGSRELYMRHFPFKALHFYLIRALQLLGGGGGCSTGPGEVVFRGVGSLRFEPKRLGDSVRLGQFASSSLDKAVACRFGNATLFSLTTCFGAPIQAFSVFPKEREVLIPPHEVFLVTRFSQDGAQSLVTLWSYNQTCSHFNCAYLGGEKRRGCVSAPGALGTGDLHMKKRRLQQP from the exons ATGGGTCACCTGAGTCTGAGCGGCACCGAAAGCGGTCTGGGGGAGGGGCGAGCCTGGATCCTGTGGATTTGCGACCAAGGGCTCTGTCTCTGGCCCAACCCCACTGAAGGG CCGGACTCCGGGGACAGCGCAGCGCCCGCCCGAGCCCTCGGCGCTACCTCCTGCTCGCGGCCTCCGCAACCTTCAG GGATGGCACTGGCGTCACTGATGATGGCCCtcggctgccttggcctccacaCCTGGCAG GCCCAGGCTGTTCCCATCCTGCCCCTGGGACTGGCTCCAGACACCTTTGACGATGCCTATGTGGGTTGTGCAGAGGAGATGGAGGAGAAGGCAGCCCCCCTGCTAAAGGCGGAAATGGCCCACCATGCCCTGCTTCGGGAATCCTGGGAGGCAGCCCAGGAGGCCTGGGAGGACAGGCATCGAGGGCTCACCTTACCCCCTGGCTTCAAAGCCCAGAATGGAATAGCCATTATGGTCTACACCAACTCATCTAACACCTTGTACTGGAAGTTGAATCAGGCCGTGCGGACAGGCGGAGGCTCCCGGGAGCTCTACATGAGGCACTTTCCCTTCAAGGCCCTGCATTTCTACCTGATCCGGGCCCTGCAGCTGCTTGGAGGCGGTGGGGGCTGCAGCACAGGGCCTGGGGAGGTGGTGTTCCGAGGTGTGGGCAGCCTTCGCTTTGAACCCAAAAGGCTGGGGGACTCTGTCCGCTTAGGCCAGTTTGCCTCCAGCTCCCTGGATAAGGCAGTGGCCTGCAGATTTGGTAATGCCACCCTCTTTTCTCTAACGACTTGCTTTGGGGCCCCTATCCAGGCCTTCTCTGTCTTTCCCAAGGAGCGCGAGGTGCTGATTCCCCCCCATGAAGTCTTCTTGGTCACCAGATTCTCTCAGGATGGAGCCCAGAGCCTGGTGACTCTCTGGAGCTATAATCAGACCTGCAGCCACTTTAACTGCGCCTATCTGGGTG GGGAGAAGAGGCGGGGCTGTGTGTCTGCACCAG GAGCCCTGGGAACGGGTGACCTTCATATGAAGAAGAGGCGCCTCCAACAGCCTTGA
- the ART5 gene encoding ecto-ADP-ribosyltransferase 5 isoform X9 has product MGHLSLSGTESGLGEGRAWILWICDQGLCLWPNPTEGPDSGDSAAPARALGATSCSRPPQPSGMALASLMMALGCLGLHTWQAQAVPILPLGLAPDTFDDAYVGCAEEMEEKAAPLLKAEMAHHALLRESWEAAQEAWEDRHRGLTLPPGFKAQNGIAIMVYTNSSNTLYWKLNQAVRTGGGSRELYMRHFPFKALHFYLIRALQLLGGGGGCSTGPGEVVFRGAFSVFPKEREVLIPPHEVFLVTRFSQDGAQSLVTLWSYNQTCSHFNCAYLGGEKRRGCVSAPAGVQPVTI; this is encoded by the exons ATGGGTCACCTGAGTCTGAGCGGCACCGAAAGCGGTCTGGGGGAGGGGCGAGCCTGGATCCTGTGGATTTGCGACCAAGGGCTCTGTCTCTGGCCCAACCCCACTGAAGGG CCGGACTCCGGGGACAGCGCAGCGCCCGCCCGAGCCCTCGGCGCTACCTCCTGCTCGCGGCCTCCGCAACCTTCAG GGATGGCACTGGCGTCACTGATGATGGCCCtcggctgccttggcctccacaCCTGGCAG GCCCAGGCTGTTCCCATCCTGCCCCTGGGACTGGCTCCAGACACCTTTGACGATGCCTATGTGGGTTGTGCAGAGGAGATGGAGGAGAAGGCAGCCCCCCTGCTAAAGGCGGAAATGGCCCACCATGCCCTGCTTCGGGAATCCTGGGAGGCAGCCCAGGAGGCCTGGGAGGACAGGCATCGAGGGCTCACCTTACCCCCTGGCTTCAAAGCCCAGAATGGAATAGCCATTATGGTCTACACCAACTCATCTAACACCTTGTACTGGAAGTTGAATCAGGCCGTGCGGACAGGCGGAGGCTCCCGGGAGCTCTACATGAGGCACTTTCCCTTCAAGGCCCTGCATTTCTACCTGATCCGGGCCCTGCAGCTGCTTGGAGGCGGTGGGGGCTGCAGCACAGGGCCTGGGGAGGTGGTGTTCCGAGGT GCCTTCTCTGTCTTTCCCAAGGAGCGCGAGGTGCTGATTCCCCCCCATGAAGTCTTCTTGGTCACCAGATTCTCTCAGGATGGAGCCCAGAGCCTGGTGACTCTCTGGAGCTATAATCAGACCTGCAGCCACTTTAACTGCGCCTATCTGGGTG GGGAGAAGAGGCGGGGCTGTGTGTCTGCACCAG cAGGGGTGCAGCCAGTCACAATCTGA
- the ART5 gene encoding ecto-ADP-ribosyltransferase 5 isoform X3, which translates to MGHLSLSGTESGLGEGRAWILWICDQGLCLWPNPTEGPDSGDSAAPARALGATSCSRPPQPSGMALASLMMALGCLGLHTWQAQAVPILPLGLAPDTFDDAYVGCAEEMEEKAAPLLKAEMAHHALLRESWEAAQEAWEDRHRGLTLPPGFKAQNGIAIMVYTNSSNTLYWKLNQAVRTGGGSRELYMRHFPFKALHFYLIRALQLLGGGGGCSTGPGEVVFRGVGSLRFEPKRLGDSVRLGQFASSSLDKAVACRFGNATLFSLTTCFGAPIQAFSVFPKEREVLIPPHEVFLVTRFSQDGAQSLVTLWSYNQTCSHFNCAYLGGELCMEEAGLAEPWERVTFI; encoded by the exons ATGGGTCACCTGAGTCTGAGCGGCACCGAAAGCGGTCTGGGGGAGGGGCGAGCCTGGATCCTGTGGATTTGCGACCAAGGGCTCTGTCTCTGGCCCAACCCCACTGAAGGG CCGGACTCCGGGGACAGCGCAGCGCCCGCCCGAGCCCTCGGCGCTACCTCCTGCTCGCGGCCTCCGCAACCTTCAG GGATGGCACTGGCGTCACTGATGATGGCCCtcggctgccttggcctccacaCCTGGCAG GCCCAGGCTGTTCCCATCCTGCCCCTGGGACTGGCTCCAGACACCTTTGACGATGCCTATGTGGGTTGTGCAGAGGAGATGGAGGAGAAGGCAGCCCCCCTGCTAAAGGCGGAAATGGCCCACCATGCCCTGCTTCGGGAATCCTGGGAGGCAGCCCAGGAGGCCTGGGAGGACAGGCATCGAGGGCTCACCTTACCCCCTGGCTTCAAAGCCCAGAATGGAATAGCCATTATGGTCTACACCAACTCATCTAACACCTTGTACTGGAAGTTGAATCAGGCCGTGCGGACAGGCGGAGGCTCCCGGGAGCTCTACATGAGGCACTTTCCCTTCAAGGCCCTGCATTTCTACCTGATCCGGGCCCTGCAGCTGCTTGGAGGCGGTGGGGGCTGCAGCACAGGGCCTGGGGAGGTGGTGTTCCGAGGTGTGGGCAGCCTTCGCTTTGAACCCAAAAGGCTGGGGGACTCTGTCCGCTTAGGCCAGTTTGCCTCCAGCTCCCTGGATAAGGCAGTGGCCTGCAGATTTGGTAATGCCACCCTCTTTTCTCTAACGACTTGCTTTGGGGCCCCTATCCAGGCCTTCTCTGTCTTTCCCAAGGAGCGCGAGGTGCTGATTCCCCCCCATGAAGTCTTCTTGGTCACCAGATTCTCTCAGGATGGAGCCCAGAGCCTGGTGACTCTCTGGAGCTATAATCAGACCTGCAGCCACTTTAACTGCGCCTATCTGGGTGGTGAGCTGTGCATGGAGGAAGCAGGACTGGCA GAGCCCTGGGAACGGGTGACCTTCATATGA
- the ART5 gene encoding ecto-ADP-ribosyltransferase 5 isoform X1: MGHLSLSGTESGLGEGRAWILWICDQGLCLWPNPTEGPDSGDSAAPARALGATSCSRPPQPSGMALASLMMALGCLGLHTWQAQAVPILPLGLAPDTFDDAYVGCAEEMEEKAAPLLKAEMAHHALLRESWEAAQEAWEDRHRGLTLPPGFKAQNGIAIMVYTNSSNTLYWKLNQAVRTGGGSRELYMRHFPFKALHFYLIRALQLLGGGGGCSTGPGEVVFRGVGSLRFEPKRLGDSVRLGQFASSSLDKAVACRFGNATLFSLTTCFGAPIQAFSVFPKEREVLIPPHEVFLVTRFSQDGAQSLVTLWSYNQTCSHFNCAYLGGELCMEEAGLAQGCSQSQSEGASSLPPWKTLLLAPGEFQLSGIGP, translated from the exons ATGGGTCACCTGAGTCTGAGCGGCACCGAAAGCGGTCTGGGGGAGGGGCGAGCCTGGATCCTGTGGATTTGCGACCAAGGGCTCTGTCTCTGGCCCAACCCCACTGAAGGG CCGGACTCCGGGGACAGCGCAGCGCCCGCCCGAGCCCTCGGCGCTACCTCCTGCTCGCGGCCTCCGCAACCTTCAG GGATGGCACTGGCGTCACTGATGATGGCCCtcggctgccttggcctccacaCCTGGCAG GCCCAGGCTGTTCCCATCCTGCCCCTGGGACTGGCTCCAGACACCTTTGACGATGCCTATGTGGGTTGTGCAGAGGAGATGGAGGAGAAGGCAGCCCCCCTGCTAAAGGCGGAAATGGCCCACCATGCCCTGCTTCGGGAATCCTGGGAGGCAGCCCAGGAGGCCTGGGAGGACAGGCATCGAGGGCTCACCTTACCCCCTGGCTTCAAAGCCCAGAATGGAATAGCCATTATGGTCTACACCAACTCATCTAACACCTTGTACTGGAAGTTGAATCAGGCCGTGCGGACAGGCGGAGGCTCCCGGGAGCTCTACATGAGGCACTTTCCCTTCAAGGCCCTGCATTTCTACCTGATCCGGGCCCTGCAGCTGCTTGGAGGCGGTGGGGGCTGCAGCACAGGGCCTGGGGAGGTGGTGTTCCGAGGTGTGGGCAGCCTTCGCTTTGAACCCAAAAGGCTGGGGGACTCTGTCCGCTTAGGCCAGTTTGCCTCCAGCTCCCTGGATAAGGCAGTGGCCTGCAGATTTGGTAATGCCACCCTCTTTTCTCTAACGACTTGCTTTGGGGCCCCTATCCAGGCCTTCTCTGTCTTTCCCAAGGAGCGCGAGGTGCTGATTCCCCCCCATGAAGTCTTCTTGGTCACCAGATTCTCTCAGGATGGAGCCCAGAGCCTGGTGACTCTCTGGAGCTATAATCAGACCTGCAGCCACTTTAACTGCGCCTATCTGGGTGGTGAGCTGTGCATGGAGGAAGCAGGACTGGCA cAGGGGTGCAGCCAGTCACAATCTGAGGGGGCCTCCTCTCTGCCCCCCTGGAAGACCCTGCTCTTGGCCCCTGGGGAGTTCCAGCTCTCAGGGATTGGGCCCTGA
- the ART5 gene encoding ecto-ADP-ribosyltransferase 5 isoform X6 produces the protein MALASLMMALGCLGLHTWQAQAVPILPLGLAPDTFDDAYVGCAEEMEEKAAPLLKAEMAHHALLRESWEAAQEAWEDRHRGLTLPPGFKAQNGIAIMVYTNSSNTLYWKLNQAVRTGGGSRELYMRHFPFKALHFYLIRALQLLGGGGGCSTGPGEVVFRGVGSLRFEPKRLGDSVRLGQFASSSLDKAVACRFGNATLFSLTTCFGAPIQAFSVFPKEREVLIPPHEVFLVTRFSQDGAQSLVTLWSYNQTCSHFNCAYLGGELCMEEAGLAQGCSQSQSEGASSLPPWKTLLLAPGEFQLSGIGP, from the exons ATGGCACTGGCGTCACTGATGATGGCCCtcggctgccttggcctccacaCCTGGCAG GCCCAGGCTGTTCCCATCCTGCCCCTGGGACTGGCTCCAGACACCTTTGACGATGCCTATGTGGGTTGTGCAGAGGAGATGGAGGAGAAGGCAGCCCCCCTGCTAAAGGCGGAAATGGCCCACCATGCCCTGCTTCGGGAATCCTGGGAGGCAGCCCAGGAGGCCTGGGAGGACAGGCATCGAGGGCTCACCTTACCCCCTGGCTTCAAAGCCCAGAATGGAATAGCCATTATGGTCTACACCAACTCATCTAACACCTTGTACTGGAAGTTGAATCAGGCCGTGCGGACAGGCGGAGGCTCCCGGGAGCTCTACATGAGGCACTTTCCCTTCAAGGCCCTGCATTTCTACCTGATCCGGGCCCTGCAGCTGCTTGGAGGCGGTGGGGGCTGCAGCACAGGGCCTGGGGAGGTGGTGTTCCGAGGTGTGGGCAGCCTTCGCTTTGAACCCAAAAGGCTGGGGGACTCTGTCCGCTTAGGCCAGTTTGCCTCCAGCTCCCTGGATAAGGCAGTGGCCTGCAGATTTGGTAATGCCACCCTCTTTTCTCTAACGACTTGCTTTGGGGCCCCTATCCAGGCCTTCTCTGTCTTTCCCAAGGAGCGCGAGGTGCTGATTCCCCCCCATGAAGTCTTCTTGGTCACCAGATTCTCTCAGGATGGAGCCCAGAGCCTGGTGACTCTCTGGAGCTATAATCAGACCTGCAGCCACTTTAACTGCGCCTATCTGGGTGGTGAGCTGTGCATGGAGGAAGCAGGACTGGCA cAGGGGTGCAGCCAGTCACAATCTGAGGGGGCCTCCTCTCTGCCCCCCTGGAAGACCCTGCTCTTGGCCCCTGGGGAGTTCCAGCTCTCAGGGATTGGGCCCTGA
- the ART5 gene encoding ecto-ADP-ribosyltransferase 5 isoform X11, with product MALASLMMALGCLGLHTWQAQAVPILPLGLAPDTFDDAYVGCAEEMEEKAAPLLKAEMAHHALLRESWEAAQEAWEDRHRGLTLPPGFKAQNGIAIMVYTNSSNTLYWKLNQAVRTGGGSRELYMRHFPFKALHFYLIRALQLLGGGGGCSTGPGEVVFRGVGSLRFEPKRLGDSVRLGQFASSSLDKAVACRFGNATLFSLTTCFGAPIQAFSVFPKEREVLIPPHEVFLVTRFSQDGAQSLVTLWSYNQTCSHFNCAYLGGEKRRGCVSAPGALGTGDLHMKKRRLQQP from the exons ATGGCACTGGCGTCACTGATGATGGCCCtcggctgccttggcctccacaCCTGGCAG GCCCAGGCTGTTCCCATCCTGCCCCTGGGACTGGCTCCAGACACCTTTGACGATGCCTATGTGGGTTGTGCAGAGGAGATGGAGGAGAAGGCAGCCCCCCTGCTAAAGGCGGAAATGGCCCACCATGCCCTGCTTCGGGAATCCTGGGAGGCAGCCCAGGAGGCCTGGGAGGACAGGCATCGAGGGCTCACCTTACCCCCTGGCTTCAAAGCCCAGAATGGAATAGCCATTATGGTCTACACCAACTCATCTAACACCTTGTACTGGAAGTTGAATCAGGCCGTGCGGACAGGCGGAGGCTCCCGGGAGCTCTACATGAGGCACTTTCCCTTCAAGGCCCTGCATTTCTACCTGATCCGGGCCCTGCAGCTGCTTGGAGGCGGTGGGGGCTGCAGCACAGGGCCTGGGGAGGTGGTGTTCCGAGGTGTGGGCAGCCTTCGCTTTGAACCCAAAAGGCTGGGGGACTCTGTCCGCTTAGGCCAGTTTGCCTCCAGCTCCCTGGATAAGGCAGTGGCCTGCAGATTTGGTAATGCCACCCTCTTTTCTCTAACGACTTGCTTTGGGGCCCCTATCCAGGCCTTCTCTGTCTTTCCCAAGGAGCGCGAGGTGCTGATTCCCCCCCATGAAGTCTTCTTGGTCACCAGATTCTCTCAGGATGGAGCCCAGAGCCTGGTGACTCTCTGGAGCTATAATCAGACCTGCAGCCACTTTAACTGCGCCTATCTGGGTG GGGAGAAGAGGCGGGGCTGTGTGTCTGCACCAG GAGCCCTGGGAACGGGTGACCTTCATATGAAGAAGAGGCGCCTCCAACAGCCTTGA
- the ART5 gene encoding ecto-ADP-ribosyltransferase 5 isoform X4: MGHLSLSGTESGLGEGRAWILWICDQGLCLWPNPTEGPDSGDSAAPARALGATSCSRPPQPSGMALASLMMALGCLGLHTWQAQAVPILPLGLAPDTFDDAYVGCAEEMEEKAAPLLKAEMAHHALLRESWEAAQEAWEDRHRGLTLPPGFKAQNGIAIMVYTNSSNTLYWKLNQAVRTGGGSRELYMRHFPFKALHFYLIRALQLLGGGGGCSTGPGEVVFRGVGSLRFEPKRLGDSVRLGQFASSSLDKAVACRFGNATLFSLTTCFGAPIQAFSVFPKEREVLIPPHEVFLVTRFSQDGAQSLVTLWSYNQTCSHFNCAYLGGEKRRGCVSAPAGVQPVTI, encoded by the exons ATGGGTCACCTGAGTCTGAGCGGCACCGAAAGCGGTCTGGGGGAGGGGCGAGCCTGGATCCTGTGGATTTGCGACCAAGGGCTCTGTCTCTGGCCCAACCCCACTGAAGGG CCGGACTCCGGGGACAGCGCAGCGCCCGCCCGAGCCCTCGGCGCTACCTCCTGCTCGCGGCCTCCGCAACCTTCAG GGATGGCACTGGCGTCACTGATGATGGCCCtcggctgccttggcctccacaCCTGGCAG GCCCAGGCTGTTCCCATCCTGCCCCTGGGACTGGCTCCAGACACCTTTGACGATGCCTATGTGGGTTGTGCAGAGGAGATGGAGGAGAAGGCAGCCCCCCTGCTAAAGGCGGAAATGGCCCACCATGCCCTGCTTCGGGAATCCTGGGAGGCAGCCCAGGAGGCCTGGGAGGACAGGCATCGAGGGCTCACCTTACCCCCTGGCTTCAAAGCCCAGAATGGAATAGCCATTATGGTCTACACCAACTCATCTAACACCTTGTACTGGAAGTTGAATCAGGCCGTGCGGACAGGCGGAGGCTCCCGGGAGCTCTACATGAGGCACTTTCCCTTCAAGGCCCTGCATTTCTACCTGATCCGGGCCCTGCAGCTGCTTGGAGGCGGTGGGGGCTGCAGCACAGGGCCTGGGGAGGTGGTGTTCCGAGGTGTGGGCAGCCTTCGCTTTGAACCCAAAAGGCTGGGGGACTCTGTCCGCTTAGGCCAGTTTGCCTCCAGCTCCCTGGATAAGGCAGTGGCCTGCAGATTTGGTAATGCCACCCTCTTTTCTCTAACGACTTGCTTTGGGGCCCCTATCCAGGCCTTCTCTGTCTTTCCCAAGGAGCGCGAGGTGCTGATTCCCCCCCATGAAGTCTTCTTGGTCACCAGATTCTCTCAGGATGGAGCCCAGAGCCTGGTGACTCTCTGGAGCTATAATCAGACCTGCAGCCACTTTAACTGCGCCTATCTGGGTG GGGAGAAGAGGCGGGGCTGTGTGTCTGCACCAG cAGGGGTGCAGCCAGTCACAATCTGA
- the ART5 gene encoding ecto-ADP-ribosyltransferase 5 isoform X10, protein MGHLSLSGTESGLGEGRAWILWICDQGLCLWPNPTEGPDSGDSAAPARALGATSCSRPPQPSGMALASLMMALGCLGLHTWQAQAVPILPLGLAPDTFDDAYVGCAEEMEEKAAPLLKAEMAHHALLRESWEAAQEAWEDRHRGLTLPPGFKAQNGIAIMVYTNSSNTLYWKLNQAVRTGGGSRELYMRHFPFKALHFYLIRALQLLGGGGGCSTGPGEVVFRGAFSVFPKEREVLIPPHEVFLVTRFSQDGAQSLVTLWSYNQTCSHFNCAYLGGEKRRGCVSAPGVQPVTI, encoded by the exons ATGGGTCACCTGAGTCTGAGCGGCACCGAAAGCGGTCTGGGGGAGGGGCGAGCCTGGATCCTGTGGATTTGCGACCAAGGGCTCTGTCTCTGGCCCAACCCCACTGAAGGG CCGGACTCCGGGGACAGCGCAGCGCCCGCCCGAGCCCTCGGCGCTACCTCCTGCTCGCGGCCTCCGCAACCTTCAG GGATGGCACTGGCGTCACTGATGATGGCCCtcggctgccttggcctccacaCCTGGCAG GCCCAGGCTGTTCCCATCCTGCCCCTGGGACTGGCTCCAGACACCTTTGACGATGCCTATGTGGGTTGTGCAGAGGAGATGGAGGAGAAGGCAGCCCCCCTGCTAAAGGCGGAAATGGCCCACCATGCCCTGCTTCGGGAATCCTGGGAGGCAGCCCAGGAGGCCTGGGAGGACAGGCATCGAGGGCTCACCTTACCCCCTGGCTTCAAAGCCCAGAATGGAATAGCCATTATGGTCTACACCAACTCATCTAACACCTTGTACTGGAAGTTGAATCAGGCCGTGCGGACAGGCGGAGGCTCCCGGGAGCTCTACATGAGGCACTTTCCCTTCAAGGCCCTGCATTTCTACCTGATCCGGGCCCTGCAGCTGCTTGGAGGCGGTGGGGGCTGCAGCACAGGGCCTGGGGAGGTGGTGTTCCGAGGT GCCTTCTCTGTCTTTCCCAAGGAGCGCGAGGTGCTGATTCCCCCCCATGAAGTCTTCTTGGTCACCAGATTCTCTCAGGATGGAGCCCAGAGCCTGGTGACTCTCTGGAGCTATAATCAGACCTGCAGCCACTTTAACTGCGCCTATCTGGGTG GGGAGAAGAGGCGGGGCTGTGTGTCTGCACCAG GGGTGCAGCCAGTCACAATCTGA
- the ART5 gene encoding ecto-ADP-ribosyltransferase 5 isoform X8: MGHLSLSGTESGLGEGRAWILWICDQGLCLWPNPTEGPDSGDSAAPARALGATSCSRPPQPSGMALASLMMALGCLGLHTWQAQAVPILPLGLAPDTFDDAYVGCAEEMEEKAAPLLKAEMAHHALLRESWEAAQEAWEDRHRGLTLPPGFKAQNGIAIMVYTNSSNTLYWKLNQAVRTGGGSRELYMRHFPFKALHFYLIRALQLLGGGGGCSTGPGEVVFRGAFSVFPKEREVLIPPHEVFLVTRFSQDGAQSLVTLWSYNQTCSHFNCAYLGGEKRRGCVSAPGALGTGDLHMKKRRLQQP; the protein is encoded by the exons ATGGGTCACCTGAGTCTGAGCGGCACCGAAAGCGGTCTGGGGGAGGGGCGAGCCTGGATCCTGTGGATTTGCGACCAAGGGCTCTGTCTCTGGCCCAACCCCACTGAAGGG CCGGACTCCGGGGACAGCGCAGCGCCCGCCCGAGCCCTCGGCGCTACCTCCTGCTCGCGGCCTCCGCAACCTTCAG GGATGGCACTGGCGTCACTGATGATGGCCCtcggctgccttggcctccacaCCTGGCAG GCCCAGGCTGTTCCCATCCTGCCCCTGGGACTGGCTCCAGACACCTTTGACGATGCCTATGTGGGTTGTGCAGAGGAGATGGAGGAGAAGGCAGCCCCCCTGCTAAAGGCGGAAATGGCCCACCATGCCCTGCTTCGGGAATCCTGGGAGGCAGCCCAGGAGGCCTGGGAGGACAGGCATCGAGGGCTCACCTTACCCCCTGGCTTCAAAGCCCAGAATGGAATAGCCATTATGGTCTACACCAACTCATCTAACACCTTGTACTGGAAGTTGAATCAGGCCGTGCGGACAGGCGGAGGCTCCCGGGAGCTCTACATGAGGCACTTTCCCTTCAAGGCCCTGCATTTCTACCTGATCCGGGCCCTGCAGCTGCTTGGAGGCGGTGGGGGCTGCAGCACAGGGCCTGGGGAGGTGGTGTTCCGAGGT GCCTTCTCTGTCTTTCCCAAGGAGCGCGAGGTGCTGATTCCCCCCCATGAAGTCTTCTTGGTCACCAGATTCTCTCAGGATGGAGCCCAGAGCCTGGTGACTCTCTGGAGCTATAATCAGACCTGCAGCCACTTTAACTGCGCCTATCTGGGTG GGGAGAAGAGGCGGGGCTGTGTGTCTGCACCAG GAGCCCTGGGAACGGGTGACCTTCATATGAAGAAGAGGCGCCTCCAACAGCCTTGA
- the ART5 gene encoding ecto-ADP-ribosyltransferase 5 isoform X5 — protein MGHLSLSGTESGLGEGRAWILWICDQGLCLWPNPTEGPDSGDSAAPARALGATSCSRPPQPSGMALASLMMALGCLGLHTWQAQAVPILPLGLAPDTFDDAYVGCAEEMEEKAAPLLKAEMAHHALLRESWEAAQEAWEDRHRGLTLPPGFKAQNGIAIMVYTNSSNTLYWKLNQAVRTGGGSRELYMRHFPFKALHFYLIRALQLLGGGGGCSTGPGEVVFRGVGSLRFEPKRLGDSVRLGQFASSSLDKAVACRFGNATLFSLTTCFGAPIQAFSVFPKEREVLIPPHEVFLVTRFSQDGAQSLVTLWSYNQTCSHFNCAYLGGEKRRGCVSAPGVQPVTI, from the exons ATGGGTCACCTGAGTCTGAGCGGCACCGAAAGCGGTCTGGGGGAGGGGCGAGCCTGGATCCTGTGGATTTGCGACCAAGGGCTCTGTCTCTGGCCCAACCCCACTGAAGGG CCGGACTCCGGGGACAGCGCAGCGCCCGCCCGAGCCCTCGGCGCTACCTCCTGCTCGCGGCCTCCGCAACCTTCAG GGATGGCACTGGCGTCACTGATGATGGCCCtcggctgccttggcctccacaCCTGGCAG GCCCAGGCTGTTCCCATCCTGCCCCTGGGACTGGCTCCAGACACCTTTGACGATGCCTATGTGGGTTGTGCAGAGGAGATGGAGGAGAAGGCAGCCCCCCTGCTAAAGGCGGAAATGGCCCACCATGCCCTGCTTCGGGAATCCTGGGAGGCAGCCCAGGAGGCCTGGGAGGACAGGCATCGAGGGCTCACCTTACCCCCTGGCTTCAAAGCCCAGAATGGAATAGCCATTATGGTCTACACCAACTCATCTAACACCTTGTACTGGAAGTTGAATCAGGCCGTGCGGACAGGCGGAGGCTCCCGGGAGCTCTACATGAGGCACTTTCCCTTCAAGGCCCTGCATTTCTACCTGATCCGGGCCCTGCAGCTGCTTGGAGGCGGTGGGGGCTGCAGCACAGGGCCTGGGGAGGTGGTGTTCCGAGGTGTGGGCAGCCTTCGCTTTGAACCCAAAAGGCTGGGGGACTCTGTCCGCTTAGGCCAGTTTGCCTCCAGCTCCCTGGATAAGGCAGTGGCCTGCAGATTTGGTAATGCCACCCTCTTTTCTCTAACGACTTGCTTTGGGGCCCCTATCCAGGCCTTCTCTGTCTTTCCCAAGGAGCGCGAGGTGCTGATTCCCCCCCATGAAGTCTTCTTGGTCACCAGATTCTCTCAGGATGGAGCCCAGAGCCTGGTGACTCTCTGGAGCTATAATCAGACCTGCAGCCACTTTAACTGCGCCTATCTGGGTG GGGAGAAGAGGCGGGGCTGTGTGTCTGCACCAG GGGTGCAGCCAGTCACAATCTGA